A window of Synechococcales cyanobacterium T60_A2020_003 genomic DNA:
CTGTTTTAGGGCAAGCTGAGCGGCTCGGTGCCAGGTGTCCATCTCGTTAAACGCTTGGTCGTACTGGCGTTGGATCTGTTGTTGCGCCAGGGTTGCATTATCTAGGGATTGCTGAAAAAGGGCGATCGCCTGCGATCGTGAGGCATCACGCGAGTTTTGTTCCATGAGTTCGCGCATCTCCGACAGCGTAAATCCCTGGGTTCCTAACCCAAATCGGCGGAGTTGGTCACTTTCACTGCGACCCGTTTTGCACCAGGTGGCAAAGTGTTCACAGTTATTCGTTAGCAAATCATACTGGGTTTCTCCCAGGCGACTGTGGGCGCGTTCAATCACGTCGGCGGCAATCAGACTAACGGGCTGATGTTTGGTGTAAATGGGGCCTCCACGGGCAAAGAGATCGCGCGGTGTAATGGAAATAATCGCGTCTCGCCCTTCCGGTTTGTGGTAGTGAATGACGTTACCATCGCCGCAGTCGATGCCGTGGTGTTCATAGATGCCCTCCATGGCTCCAAAATGCCGCATGGCGTAGATTTGA
This region includes:
- a CDS encoding lecithin retinol acyltransferase family protein, which gives rise to MARADQIYAMRHFGAMEGIYEHHGIDCGDGNVIHYHKPEGRDAIISITPRDLFARGGPIYTKHQPVSLIAADVIERAHSRLGETQYDLLTNNCEHFATWCKTGRSESDQLRRFGLGTQGFTLSEMRELMEQNSRDASRSQAIALFQQSLDNATLAQQQIQRQYDQAFNEMDTWHRAAQLALKQ